A single window of Saccharomyces kudriavzevii IFO 1802 strain IFO1802 genome assembly, chromosome: 16 DNA harbors:
- the OPY2 gene encoding Opy2p (similar to Saccharomyces cerevisiae OPY2 (YPR075C); ancestral locus Anc_3.373) — translation MTTSSKVTTSTTLSSTATASTSAARGSDGCVICDSVVSCPVCASGEYCVMTSLTCDSCPSKYCAKQSDSQLSSLSSASASSSSSSSHDGSGERTASIVGFTIGVVGGVMLIVLIALYFINKKYWKPKRQRNKALKLEEASQNYGNNEEYYEDEDEDDEDNNDEDDADMRKDENYTMFSAPLVPPSLNIPGNRSSTSTTRTRASNILPIAYIPGVTSGLTADNLESKLRSSSKRQNAAGDIRSHITLGSSILDGLDEEDDEHNLGLNRGMHHTISDDNLITAIRAKPKLVQIAEEESDKEIQDLDDIEEQTETDEVAEQLSHAENNDDDDDDEGSFILDLEIPESIREGTQDDRTESPFEDKFEIHDER, via the coding sequence ATGACAACCTCCTCCAAAGTCACCACAAGCACAACCTTATCGAGCACAGCCACTGCTTCCACTTCTGCAGCTAGAGGTAGTGACGGATGTGTGATTTGCGATTCGGTTGTGTCATGTCCTGTTTGCGCATCAGGAGAGTACTGTGTTATGACTTCATTAACGTGCGACAGTTGTCCATCCAAGTATTGTGCTAAACAGTCCGACTCCCAATTGAGCAGTCTGTCTAGTGCTTCCGCCAGTTCTAGTTCTTCCAGTTCACACGATGGTTCCGGTGAGAGAACAGCAAGCATTGTAGGATTTACAATCGGTGTTGTGGGCGGTGTAATGCTAATTGTCTTAATAGCGTTGtattttatcaacaaaaaatactggAAGCCTAAAAggcaaagaaataaagCTTTGAAACTAGAAGAGGCGTCGCAAAACTATGGGAACAATGAGGAGTATTATGAGGACGAGGACGAGGACGATGAAgacaataatgatgaagacgacgCAGATATGAGAAAGGACGAAAACTACACCATGTTCAGTGCGCCACTGGTTCCTCCAAGTCTCAACATCCCAGGAAACAGAAGTTCCACGTCCACCACGCGCACAAGGGCTTCTAATATCCTACCTATCGCTTACATTCCTGGTGTGACAAGTGGTTTGACTGCTGATAATTTGGAATCAAAGCTACGTTCGAGTTCTAAAAGACAAAATGCAGCTGGCGACATCAGATCGCATATCACTTTGGGCTCATCCATATTGGACGGTctggatgaagaagacgatgaaCATAATTTGGGCCTCAACAGAGGAATGCATCATACCATCTCTGACGATAACCTCATAACCGCTATCCGCGCTAAACCTAAACTAGTCCAAATAGCAGAGGAAGAAAGTGATAAAGAGATTCAAGACCTGGATGACATCGAAGAACAGACAGAAACGGACGAAGTTGCAGAACAGCTTTCACATGCTGAAAACaacgacgacgatgatgatgatgagggAAGCTTCATATTGGATTTGGAGATCCCGGAGTCAATTCGCGAGGGCACTCAGGATGATCGCACGGAGAGCCCGTTTGAGGACAAGTTCGAAATACACGATGAACGATAA
- the SKDI16G3390 gene encoding uncharacterized protein (similar to Saccharomyces cerevisiae YPR078C; ancestral locus Anc_3.375): MQTVSGILPTTLSPSELKSDDENTFQFDEEAEVSKPSDKSEDLRRLISETAQLGIKVDHIHNKTDQEIARLEKVIEEVAKNDSIFRSYSSRFKNQKHASDSEDSVNAQLMSLSQLHGRYDHDWKQRINKWFRKNKSKSALRSTSDLRVTNDYNELELHGQLLEEGSTPYSSETDGFMKGLNIISPLTPEDFDNDDTCVKIDEANQINAASDSNKPSLSPTFGNHTSKELVSNETESIISEPPLQENKKTMLKYRNVRTSFNTMSSEKVSSKNNSGVFRIFHRNANIGDKNQENVPRVWDVVKDNLGREIYLLQERFKKWTAKHQDARKDPNLKHEAVAIPLSLSDPRTGTQLESKFCSMSGAEAQTPVQV, encoded by the coding sequence atGCAGACGGTTTCTGGAATCTTACCCACAACGTTAAGCCCATCCGAACTTAaatctgatgatgaaaataccTTCCAATTTGACGAGGAGGCGGAAGTATCAAAACCTTCGGACAAAAGCGAAGATTTGCGAAGATTGATTAGTGAGACTGCCCAACTGGGTATCAAAGTCGACCATATTCACAATAAGActgatcaagaaattgccAGGTTGGAAAAAGTGATCGAAGAAGTTGCTAAAAACGATAGTATCTTTAGATCCTATTCCAGTAGATTTAAGAACCAAAAGCATGCCTCAGACAGCGAAGACAGTGTAAACGCTCAGCTGATGAGCCTTTCTCAGCTGCATGGCCGCTATGATCATGACTGGAAGCagagaataaataaatggTTCAGGAAAAATAAGAGCAAATCAGCCCTTAGATCTACCAGCGATCTCAGGGTGACGAATGACTATAACGAGCTTGAACTGCATGGACAACTGCTGGAAGAAGGAAGCACACCTTATTCCAGTGAGACTGATGGTTTTATGAAAGGACTAAATATCATATCACCATTAACCCCGGAAGATTTTGACAACGACGACACATGTGTCAAGATTGACGAAGCCAACCAAATTAATGCTGCTTCAGACTCGAACAAACCGTCCTTAAGTCCCACATTCGGGAACCACACGAGCAAGGAGTTGGTTAGCAATGAAACAGAAAGCATTATTAGCGAACCCCCTCtgcaagaaaacaaaaagaccATGTTGAAATATCGAAATGTGAGAACGTCTTTCAACACGATGAGTTCTGAAAAGGTGTCTTCGAAAAACAACAGTGGTGTGTTTCGTATCTTCCATAGAAACGCCAACATTGGTgacaaaaatcaagaaaacgTACCACGTGTGTGGGATGTAGTTAAGGACAATCTGGGGAGAGAAATTTATCTCTTGCAAgaaagattcaaaaaatggaccGCAAAACATCAAGACGCTAGGAAGGACCCAAATCTCAAACATGAGGCCGTCGCCATCCCCTTATCATTATCCGACCCGAGGACGGGAACGCAGCTGGAATCTAAATTCTGTTCTATGTCTGGAGCAGAGGCCCAAACTCCGGTACAAGTatga
- the MRL1 gene encoding Mrl1p (similar to Saccharomyces cerevisiae MRL1 (YPR079W); ancestral locus Anc_3.377) yields the protein MLKRSSLIYLSCVLIFAVPILLHIYNVPGLPSKVNGHKTLRNLKRALASPNKSNDGNNEELFCAVTNPVTGSYIDLSQLSSTPNKLREGQKQNSGKSKHESSKTKWSVRGWGYDTNFTLGICSSPVGEAESQLLSNVTGAFYVDHLSENSLVSIGDFSTQPMLVGGPTAKKLTLKYENGSICPNGKDKKATLLNFVCDKEIQSKAQISYIGNLHDCSYFFEVRSIYACPTSSKKTEVSVLGIFIGIFVIFFLVEFAGRRWIYAKLNKHLKNSAQLNDVSPSLNEQPHWDLIEDGSRWSRFFNRVVKTTRRFTKSLMRSLIRDRNKGQGGIRLRTSPSASSSSLVNREFFRDMEAQNEIIDSLEINSHTTESDHPTLADHSI from the coding sequence ATGTTGAAGCGATCCTCTTTGATATATTTATCGTGCGTCTTAATCTTTGCTGTACCGATTCTTTTACACATATACAACGTCCCTGGACTTCCAAGCAAGGTTAATGGACATAAAACGCTTCGAAACCTAAAAAGAGCGTTAGCAAGTCCCAATAAATCCAACGACGGGAACAATGAGGAGCTGTTTTGTGCGGTAACCAATCCAGTCACTGGATCATACATCGATCTATCACAACTATCATCTACTCCGAATAAGCTGAGGGAGGGccaaaagcaaaattcCGGAAAAAGCAAGCACGAGTCTTCCAAGACGAAGTGGTCAGTCAGAGGATGGGGCTACGATACTAATTTCACACTAGGTATCTGCTCCAGCCCCGTAGGCGAAGCCGAATCCCAACTGCTATCTAATGTGACGGGTGCGTTCTACGTGGACCATCTCAGTGAGAACAGCCTGGTGTCAATCGGTGACTTCAGTACGCAACCCATGCTAGTGGGTGGTCCCACTGCCAAGAAGCTAACCCTGAAATATGAAAATGGCTCGATATGCCCGAATGGTAAAGACAAAAAGGCGACCTTGTTAAACTTCGTCTGCGATAAAGAGATCCAGTCCAAGGCACAGATATCGTACATCGGCAACTTACACGATTGCTCGTACTTTTTCGAAGTCCGCAGCATTTATGCCTGCCCCACCTCCAGCAAAAAGACCGAGGTCAGCGTTTTGGGTATTTTCATCGGcatcttcgtcatcttcttcttggttGAGTTTGCAGGTAGAAGATGGATCTACGCTAAATTGAATAAACACCTGAAAAACAGTGCCCAGTTGAATGACGTATCGCCCTCTTTAAATGAGCAACCACACTGGGACCTCATAGAAGACGGGTCACGTTGGAGTAGGTTCTTTAACAGGGTAGTCAAGACGACAAGAAGATTCACTAAATCTTTAATGAGGTCCCTGATCAGGGACAGAAACAAGGGCCAAGGCGGTATAAGATTAAGAACGTCTCCCTCTGCCTCTTCTTCCAGTCTCGTCAACAGAGAGTTCTTCAGAGACATGGAGGCACAGAACGAAATAATAGATAGTCTAGAAATCAACAGCCACACTACAGAAAGTGATCACCCGACCTTAGCAGACCATAGCATATGA
- the TEF1 gene encoding translation elongation factor EF-1 alpha (similar to Saccharomyces cerevisiae TEF2 (YBR118W) and TEF1 (YPR080W); ancestral locus Anc_3.378) — translation MGKEKSHINVVVIGHVDSGKSTTTGHLIYKCGGIDKRTIEKFEKEAAELGKGSFKYAWVLDKLKAERERGITIDIALWKFETPKYQVTVIDAPGHRDFIKNMITGTSQADCAILIIAGGVGEFEAGISKDGQTREHALLAFTLGVRQLIVAVNKMDSVNWDESRFQEIIKETANFIKKVGYNPKTVPFVPISGWNGDNMIEPTTNASWYKGWEKETKAGVVKGKTLLEAIDAIEQPSRPTDKPLRLPLQDVYKIGGIGTVPVGRVETGVIKPGMVVTFAPAGVTTEVKSVEMHHEQLEQGVPGDNVGFNVKNVSVKEIRRGNVCGDSKNDPPKAASSFNATVIVLNHPGQISVGYSPVLDCHTAHIACRFDELLEKNDRRSGKKLEDHPKFLKSGDAALVKFIPSKPMCVEAFSEYPPLGRFAVRDMRQTVAVGVIKSVDKTEKAAKVTKAAQKAAKK, via the coding sequence ATGGGTAAAGAGAAGTCTCATATTAACGTCGTCGTTATCGGTCATGTCGATTCTGGTAAGTCTACTACTACCGGTCATTTGATTTACAAGTGTGGTGGTATTGACAAGAGAACCATTGAAAAGTTCGAAAAGGAAGCCGCTGAATTAGGTAAGGGTTCTTTCAAGTACGCTTGGGTTTTGGACAAGTTAAAGgctgaaagagaaagaggtATCACTATCGATATCGCTTTGTGGAAGTTCGAAACTCCAAAGTACCAAGTTACCGTTATTGATGCTCCAGGTCACAGagatttcatcaagaacATGATTACTGGTACTTCTCAAGCTGATTGTGCTATCTTGATTATTGCTGGTGGTGTCGGTGAATTCGAAGCCGGTATCTCCAAGGATGGTCAAACCAGAGAGCACGCTTTGTTGGCTTTCACCTTGGGTGTTAGACAATTGATTGTTGCTGTCAACAAGATGGACTCCGTCAACTGGGACGAATCCAgattccaagaaattatCAAGGAAACCGCCAACTTTATCAAGAAGGTTGGTTACAACCCAAAGACTGTTCCATTCGTCCCAATCTCTGGTTGGAACGGTGACAACATGATTGAACCAACCACTAACGCCTCATGGTACAAGGGTTGGGAAAAGGAAACCAAGGCCGGTGTCGTCAAGGGTAAGACTTTGTTGGAAGCCATTGACGCCATTGAACAACCATCCAGACCAACTGACAAGCCATTGAGATTGCCATTGCAAGATGTTTACAAGATTGGTGGTATTGGTACTGTGCCAGTCGGTAGAGTCGAAACCGGTGTCATCAAGCCAGGTATGGTCGTCACTTTCGCCCCAGCTGGTGTTACCACTGAAGTCAAGTCCGTTGAAATGCATCACGAACAATTGGAACAAGGTGTTCCAGGTGACAACGTTGGTTTCAACGTCAAGAATGTTTCCGTCAAGGAAATCAGAAGAGGTAACGTCTGTGGTGACTCTAAGAACGATCCACCAAAGgctgcttcttctttcaacgCTACCGTCATTGTTTTAAACCATCCAGGTCAAATCTCTGTTGGTTACTCTCCAGTTTTGGATTGTCACACTGCTCACATCGCTTGTAGATTCGACGAATTGTTGGAAAAGAATGACAGAAGATCTGGTAAGAAGTTGGAAGACCATccaaaattcttgaagtCCGGTGACGCTGCTTTGGTTAAATTCATTCCATCCAAGCCAATGTGTGTTGAAGCTTTCAGTGAGTACCCACCATTAGGTAGATTCGCTGTCAGAGACATGAGACAAACTGTCGCTGTCGGTGTTATCAAGTCTGTTGACAAGACTGAAAAGGCCGCTAAGGTTACCAAGGCTGCTCAAAAGGCTGCTAAGAAATAA
- the GRS2 gene encoding putative glycine--tRNA ligase (similar to Saccharomyces cerevisiae GRS1 (YBR121C) and GRS2 (YPR081C); ancestral locus Anc_3.381) — protein MSTSIRDTLESTLRRRFFYTPSFEIYGGVSGLFDLGPPGCQLQNNLIQLWREHFVMEEDMLEIDGPMLTPYDVLKTSGHVDKFTDWMCQNPKTGEYYRADHLIEQTLKKRLLDRDVSAKDFKKMQKILDTIDGFRGSDLNHIMQEYKINDPVTNDVLDPLTSFNLMFRTKVGASGQLKAFLRPETAQGQFLNFNKLLDINQGKIPFASASIGKSFRNEISPRSGLLRVREFLMAEIEYFVDPLDKSHPKFDEVSAEELTLLSRQLQESGNPQLPVKLTIGEAVKSGMVENETLGYFMARVHQFLLKLGIDNNKFRFRQHLKNEMAHYATDCWDGELLTSYGWIECIGCADRAAFDLTVHSKKTGKSLMVKQRLNSPKEKIEWVLDVNKKLFGPQFKYRAKKIESVLLRFSQEELRSRHKELKEGGKFTCQIDGDIVELDDGLVSIEMRTTLQHTREYIPNVIEPSFGLGRIIYCIFDHCFRLRADNNARAFFSFPLQVAPIKVLITTISNNENFPSIVKEISQILRKREIYFKVDDSNTSIGKKYARNDELGIPFGITIDFETLNDKTVTLRERDSTKQVRGSVDDVISVIDKMIRNPTESTWDNSTVGCV, from the coding sequence ATGTCCACCTCAATCAGAGATACATTGGAAAGTACTTTGAGGAGAAGGTTTTTCTACACACCTTCTTTTGAGATATATGGTGGTGTGTCAGGTTTATTTGATTTGGGCCCTCCCGGTTGCCAGTTGCAGAATAACTTAATCCAATTGTGGAGAGAACATTTTGTCATGGAGGAAGACATGCTTGAAATCGATGGGCCAATGCTAACTCCTTATGATGTTTTAAAGACTTCTGGTCATGTTGACAAATTTACAGACTGGATGTGCCAAAATCCCAAGACTGGCGAATATTATAGGGCAGACCACTTGATCGAGCAAACATTAAAGAAAAGGCTACTGGACAGGGATGTCAGTGCAAAAgactttaaaaaaatgcagaaAATATTGGACACGATCGATGGATTCAGGGGTTCTGACCTGAATCATATTATGCaagaatataaaataaatgatCCAGTCACCAATGATGTGTTGGACCCATTAACTTCATTCAACTTGATGTTTCGAACAAAGGTTGGGGCGTCAGGACAGTTGAAAGCATTTTTGAGGCCAGAGACTGCGCAGGGACAGTTCCtcaatttcaacaaattgtTGGATATCAATCAAGGTAAAATTCCATTTGCGTCTGCCTCCATTGGGAAATCGTTcagaaatgaaatttcCCCAAGGAGTGGCCTGTTAAGGGTGAGAGAGTTTTTAATGGCGGAAATTGAGTATTTCGTTGACCCATTGGATAAGTCACATCCCAAATTCGATGAAGTGTCAGCTGAAGAGTTAACATTACTATCACGCCAATTGCAAGAAAGTGGTAACCCTCAACTCCCCGTAAAGTTGACTATTGGGGAGGCAGTAAAATCCGGAATGGTAGAAAACGAAACACTGGGATATTTTATGGCCAGAgttcatcaatttttgttgaaactTGGGATCGACAATAACAAATTTAGATTCCGTCAGCATTTAAAGAATGAAATGGCGCATTATGCCACCGATTGCTGGGACGGCGAGTTGTTGACGTCATATGGTTGGATTGAATGCATCGGTTGCGCTGATAGAGCGGCCTTTGACTTGACAGTGCATTCCAAGAAGACTGGGAAAAGTTTGATGGTGAAACAGAGATTAAATTCCCCAAAGGAGAAAATCGAGTGGGTCTTAGATGTAAATAAGAAACTTTTTGGGCCTCAGTTCAAATATagagcaaaaaaaattgaatctGTTTTGTTGAGATTCTCACAAGAAGAATTGCGAAGTAGGCACAAGGAACTGAAGGAGGGCGGCAAATTTACCTGTCAAATTGACGGTGATATCGTGGAACTTGATGACGGTCTAGTCTCTATTGAAATGAGAACGACTCTGCAGCACACAAGAGAATACATCCCTAACGTCATTGAGCCCTCGTTTGGTTTAGGCCGAATTATATACTGCATATTTGATCATTGTTTCCGGCTGCGAGCAGATAATAATGCAAGggcctttttttcatttccgTTACAGGTTGCACCAATCAAGGTTCTCATTACAACAATATCAAATAATGAGAACTTCCCCAGCATAGTTAAGGAAATCTCGCAAATTTTGCGTAAGAGAGAGATATACTTCAAAGTTGACGATTCTAATACGTCGATTGGTAAAAAATATGCACGTAACGATGAATTGGGCATTCCCTTTGGTATCACCATAGATTTCGAAACTTTAAATGACAAAACTGTGACATTAAGAGAAAGGGATTCAACGAAGCAGGTAAGAGGTTCGGTTGACGATGTGATTTCAGTAATTGACAAAATGATTCGTAATCCCACAGAATCAACATGGGATAATTCAACAGTTGGATGTGTCTAA
- the DIB1 gene encoding U4/U6-U5 snRNP complex subunit DIB1 (similar to Saccharomyces cerevisiae DIB1 (YPR082C); ancestral locus Anc_3.382) has protein sequence MASVLLPQLRTGWHVDQAIVTENERLVVIRFGRKGDRQCMIMDELLSSIAEKVRNFVAIYLCDIDEVPGFNEMYELTDSMTVMFFYQNKHMMCDFGTGNNNKLNFIVDDKQEMIDILETIFRGARKNKGLVISPYDYNHKRVS, from the coding sequence ATGGCTAGTGTGTTATTGCCTCAATTGCGTACGGGGTGGCATGTAGATCAGGCTATTGTCACCGAGAATGAACGTCTGGTAGTCATTCGTTTCGGCCGCAAAGGTGATAGACAATGCATGATCATGGACGAGCTGTTATCTTCGATTGCTGAAAAAGTGAGAAATTTTGTCGCCATTTATTTATGtgatattgatgaagttCCTGGTTTCAATGAGATGTACGAGCTTACAGATTCTATGACTGTGATGTTTTTCTATCAAAACAAGCATATGATGTGTGATTTTGGTACAGGGAACAACAACAAGTTAAATTTTATTGTGGACGATAAGCAAGAAATGATTGACATTTTGGAAACTATATTCAGAGGGGCCAGGAAGAACAAAGGGCTAGTGATCTCTCCTTATGATTACAACCATAAGCGTGTTTCATAA